A part of Aerosakkonema funiforme FACHB-1375 genomic DNA contains:
- a CDS encoding non-ribosomal peptide synthetase, which translates to MKQVHQNSQIGKNIFSPKEEFSTLVELLRWRAHQQTEQRAYTFLLDGEVEETYLTYADLDSKARAIAAMLQNFVKSGERAILLYPPGLDYIAAFFGCLYAGVIAVPAYPPQFNRSMSRLQAIVADADAKVVLTNEQILANKSKAITHAPNLENLQWLVTDGIDCHRENNWQEPPIKGENLAFLQYTSGSTATPKGVMVSHQNILHNQRLIQTAFGHTEESIVVGWLPLFHDMGLIGNVLQPLYLGIPCILMSPMAFLQRPVRWLQAISRYKATTSGGPNFAYDLCVKQISDEQKANLDLSSWSVAFNGAEPIRAETLHNFANAFASCGFRPEAFHPCYGMAETTLIVSGGLKENAPKIQSIESAALQQNRVVTIDLENTSCQNIVSCGQPLKDTQVVIVRPDSLTRCQPDEVGEIWVAGGSVTQGYWHRLEETKRTFHAYLTDSRQDDCSQDSRQDACSTRTFLRTGDLGFLHEGELFVTGRLKDLIIIRGRNYYPQDIEQIAQQSHPGLQAGSSAAFAVEIAGEERLAVALEVKRTYLRNLNSEEIIAAIRGAIAENYELPVCAVLLLKTGSIPKTSSGKIKRQACRLGFLEGSLDVVASSILEASYIAEPQDNLTSEDLLVIEPELRLSRLESYLQEQVAKILKIHPSQLTSQQPLNYLGLDSLTTFELKNNIEINFGVVLPVTSFLNGGNISQLAIEILGQLKGETGKEKSEKYNPDRRWLSSGQKSLYFLQELAPDSAAYNIAGAVRILENVDVAALQRAFQKIVDRHPALRTSFITSEGETVARINENVKVCFSTENAASWREDYLNDRLIAETHRPFNLEEESLLRVNLFVRSLQSHILLLVVHHIVADFWSLAAIAKELGILYKAEKNRTSVALYQPALHYSESVSWQIEMLTGKAGERLWQYWQKQLAGELPVLNLPTDRPRSPIQTYRGATHYFKLNAELSQHLKSFSREKGATLYMTLLAAFQVLLYRYTGQEDILVGSPTAGRNRAELSGIVGYFVNPVVMRSNLSGNPNFAAFVDKVRQTVLDAFAHQDYPFGLLVERLLPVREASRSPLFQVMFVLQKSHLPELESLASVALGETGTRIKLGELELESLALQQQTSQFDLTLTMGEVNGSLSAAFQYNTDLFEAATIARMAGHFQILLESIIANPEQPISTLPMLTEKERHQLVVEWNKTDIDYKSDVCLHQLFEAQVEKTPDAVAVIFEKEQLTYRQLNQKADRLANYLQNLGVAPEVLVGICMERSLEMVVGLLGILKAGGAYVPLDPSYPHERLAFMLADAGVDILLTQERLLEILPKYNAKVVCLDRDWETKLEIQNQIENPKSQIPNPESLAYVIYTSGSTGKPKGAMNTHKGICNRLLWMQDAYQLTSSDRVLQKTPFSFDVSVWEFFWPLITGATLVVAKPGGHQDSAYLVRTIAEEKITTIHFVPSMLQVFLEEEGLESCNCLRQVMCSGEALPFQLQERFFARLDAELHNLYGPTEAAVDVTFWECQRESNLSTVPIGRPIANTQIYLLDANLQPVPVGVPGELHIGGVGVARGYLNRPELTAERFIRNPFNQNFETNWSQNSEEENFGTNWFQNSESRLYKTGDLARYLPDGTIEYLGRIDHQVKIRGFRIELGEIEAALQQHPNLREAIVLVRETESGEKLRKVNLVSHLEEDTQITGLRRLLKGKLPEESSEQPVEKRLVAYCVCDRKPAPTITELHRFLKTQLPEYMIPSAFVMLEALPLMPNGKVDRKSLPVPNATRPDLEKEFVPPNTPVENALAEIWTQVLGIDRVGIHDNFFELGGDSIRSIQVRAKAQEKGLNFSLEQIFATQTIAKLAAEVTIVEPSLSTQRTAPLTLISEEDRQKLPSDVEDAYPLARVQAGVIFHTQQTSDSPMYHDIFHYHLQVNLEVELFQKAVQQVVDRHAILRTSFDLTNFSEPLQLVSKKVVPLFKVEDLRSLSPQEQKEALFNWVEVEKTRNFDWTCATLIRFFIHRFTDESFCLTFSCHTSILDGWSKASLLTELLQRYFALLNGEIYPIQSPPTVCYRDFIALERSMLNSPEGREYWTQKLQDCVTTKLPRWYSTDRATDAPEIGFLDVPISAQVSDGLKKLARIAEVPLKHVLLAAHIRVMSLLGGETDVLTGLESNGRVEEADGEKALGIHLNTVPFRLQLTGGTWIDLAQQVFATERELLPFRRYPYADLHRLCGRQALQPLVEAVFNYTHFHVYDRLQTLKGLEILGARGFGETHFPLRAEFNRNHASDRIQLDLECNLREIGQAQLEAIGNYYIETLTAMATHPHDRYENSCLLPAAEKHRLLVEWNNTQREFKKEEICHLNLEDCCIHQWFEAQAELTPDAVAVQFDGEQLSYRQLNDRANAIAHYLQSLGVGPDVLVGLCVERSLETIVGIFAILKAGGAYVPIDPAYPSSHLTFILEDSQAPVLLTQQQLVSGLPQTKAKIVCLDSDFQTLKLGNPIAKTTPENLAYAIYTSGSTGRPKGVLVTHRNLVHSTIARIAYYREPVRSFLLIPSFAFDSSIAVIFWTLCQGGNLVILREGLQKDIWQLASAIGNYRVSHWLSVPSLYATLLEHIEPSQLASLQTAIVAGESCSKELIERHQKQLPHTQLFNEYGPTEGTVWCSVYDCKNSDFKTSVSIGRPIANTQIYLLDSHLQPVPIGVLGELYIGGLGVTKGYLNRPELTAEKFIPNPFNDLGLPILDLRFSDFNPKSKIPNPKSERLYKTGDLARYLPDGNIEFIGRIDHQVKVRGYRIELTAIEATLLQHPAVREAVVLVREEQPGNQRLVAYVVPNRGFALTNEELRSFLRQKLPEYMIPNSFIKLDALPLTPNGKVDRHSLPAFEKTQSSDDVMARILEQLEQLSEEEVKVMLSQKSLSISTRG; encoded by the coding sequence ATGAAACAGGTGCATCAAAACTCACAGATCGGCAAAAATATCTTCAGTCCAAAAGAAGAATTTTCCACACTGGTAGAGTTACTTCGCTGGAGAGCGCACCAGCAGACAGAGCAGCGAGCTTATACTTTTCTTCTTGATGGAGAAGTAGAAGAAACTTATTTAACTTATGCAGATTTAGATAGTAAAGCTAGAGCTATTGCAGCGATGCTGCAAAACTTTGTGAAGAGTGGAGAGCGTGCGATCCTGCTTTATCCGCCAGGTTTGGATTATATTGCGGCGTTTTTCGGTTGCTTGTATGCTGGGGTAATTGCCGTGCCTGCTTATCCGCCTCAGTTTAATCGATCGATGTCGCGACTGCAAGCGATCGTAGCCGATGCAGACGCAAAAGTTGTACTCACAAATGAACAGATTTTAGCTAATAAGTCAAAAGCAATTACGCACGCTCCCAACTTAGAAAATTTACAATGGTTGGTTACAGATGGGATTGATTGCCATAGAGAAAATAACTGGCAAGAACCACCAATAAAAGGCGAAAATTTAGCATTTTTGCAATATACTTCCGGTTCCACAGCAACGCCAAAAGGCGTGATGGTAAGCCATCAAAATATTTTGCATAACCAGCGATTGATTCAAACAGCTTTCGGACATACAGAGGAATCGATCGTCGTTGGTTGGTTGCCGCTTTTTCATGATATGGGATTGATCGGGAATGTGCTTCAACCTTTGTATTTAGGGATTCCCTGCATTCTCATGTCGCCGATGGCTTTTCTGCAACGTCCCGTCCGTTGGTTACAAGCGATTTCTCGCTACAAAGCTACTACCAGTGGTGGGCCAAATTTTGCTTACGATTTGTGCGTTAAACAAATTTCTGACGAACAAAAAGCGAATCTCGATTTAAGTAGTTGGTCAGTGGCTTTTAACGGTGCAGAACCGATTCGTGCAGAAACACTTCATAACTTTGCAAATGCTTTTGCATCGTGCGGTTTTCGTCCCGAAGCTTTTCATCCCTGCTACGGAATGGCAGAAACAACTTTAATTGTTTCTGGTGGTTTGAAGGAAAACGCGCCAAAAATTCAATCTATAGAAAGTGCAGCTTTACAGCAAAATCGAGTAGTTACTATCGATCTGGAAAATACTTCTTGCCAAAATATTGTGAGTTGCGGTCAACCTCTTAAAGATACGCAGGTTGTTATTGTCCGTCCCGATAGTTTAACTCGCTGTCAACCTGATGAAGTTGGGGAAATTTGGGTAGCAGGTGGGAGTGTAACTCAGGGTTATTGGCATCGATTAGAAGAAACAAAACGCACTTTTCATGCTTATTTGACAGATAGCAGGCAAGATGACTGCTCTCAGGATAGCAGGCAAGATGCCTGCTCCACAAGAACATTTCTTCGCACGGGAGATTTAGGATTTTTACATGAAGGCGAATTGTTTGTTACGGGTCGTCTGAAAGATTTAATTATTATTCGCGGTCGCAATTACTATCCGCAAGATATCGAACAAATAGCTCAACAAAGTCATCCAGGATTGCAAGCTGGTAGCAGTGCGGCTTTTGCGGTGGAAATTGCTGGTGAAGAAAGATTGGCTGTAGCTTTGGAAGTGAAGCGAACTTATCTGCGAAACTTAAATAGCGAAGAGATAATCGCTGCTATTCGGGGTGCGATCGCAGAAAATTACGAATTGCCAGTTTGTGCGGTATTGCTACTCAAAACTGGCAGCATTCCCAAAACTTCTAGCGGCAAAATTAAACGTCAAGCTTGTCGCCTTGGGTTTTTAGAAGGCAGTTTGGATGTGGTCGCCAGCAGTATTTTAGAAGCATCTTATATTGCGGAACCGCAAGATAATCTAACTAGCGAAGATTTACTGGTAATAGAACCAGAATTGCGCCTATCTCGGTTAGAATCTTATCTTCAGGAACAGGTAGCCAAGATCCTGAAAATCCATCCGTCTCAGTTGACTTCGCAACAACCTTTAAATTATTTAGGATTGGATTCATTAACAACGTTTGAATTAAAAAACAACATTGAAATTAATTTCGGCGTGGTTTTGCCTGTAACCAGTTTCCTCAATGGTGGAAATATTTCTCAGTTGGCGATCGAAATCCTCGGACAATTAAAGGGGGAAACGGGGAAAGAGAAAAGTGAAAAATATAATCCCGATCGCCGATGGCTTTCTTCCGGTCAAAAATCACTTTATTTCTTGCAGGAATTAGCGCCAGATAGTGCAGCTTATAATATTGCGGGTGCTGTTCGCATTCTGGAAAATGTAGATGTTGCTGCTTTGCAACGCGCTTTTCAGAAGATTGTCGATCGCCATCCAGCTTTGCGAACAAGTTTCATCACTTCTGAAGGAGAAACTGTTGCACGAATTAATGAAAATGTAAAAGTTTGCTTTTCGACGGAAAATGCGGCGAGTTGGCGTGAGGATTACTTAAACGATCGCCTGATTGCAGAAACTCACCGTCCTTTCAATTTAGAGGAAGAATCGTTACTGCGAGTCAATTTGTTTGTGCGTTCGCTACAGTCACATATTCTATTGCTTGTTGTCCATCACATCGTTGCTGATTTCTGGTCTTTGGCTGCGATCGCAAAGGAATTAGGAATACTATATAAAGCGGAAAAAAATCGTACTTCAGTTGCTCTTTACCAACCAGCATTACATTATTCCGAGAGCGTTTCCTGGCAAATAGAAATGTTGACCGGGAAAGCAGGAGAAAGACTTTGGCAATATTGGCAAAAGCAATTAGCAGGCGAATTGCCAGTTTTGAATCTACCAACTGATAGACCTCGATCGCCAATTCAAACTTATCGCGGTGCAACTCATTATTTCAAACTGAATGCGGAATTAAGTCAACATTTGAAAAGTTTTAGTCGCGAGAAAGGAGCAACCCTTTACATGACTTTGTTGGCAGCTTTTCAAGTGTTACTTTATCGCTATACGGGACAAGAAGATATTTTAGTCGGTTCGCCTACGGCTGGTAGAAATCGAGCGGAATTATCGGGAATAGTTGGCTATTTCGTCAACCCGGTAGTGATGCGATCGAACCTTTCGGGAAATCCAAATTTTGCGGCATTTGTTGACAAAGTGCGTCAAACTGTGCTAGATGCTTTTGCACATCAAGATTATCCGTTTGGATTATTGGTAGAGCGACTTTTGCCAGTAAGAGAAGCGAGTCGATCGCCGCTTTTCCAAGTTATGTTCGTTTTGCAGAAATCCCATTTGCCAGAGTTAGAAAGTTTGGCATCGGTAGCATTGGGAGAAACGGGAACGCGGATAAAATTGGGCGAACTGGAACTGGAAAGTTTGGCGCTCCAACAGCAGACGAGTCAATTCGATTTGACACTAACGATGGGTGAAGTGAATGGTTCCCTTTCGGCTGCGTTTCAATACAATACAGATTTGTTCGAGGCTGCCACAATTGCGCGAATGGCAGGACATTTTCAGATATTACTGGAAAGTATTATTGCCAATCCAGAACAACCGATTTCAACTTTACCGATGCTGACGGAAAAAGAGCGGCATCAGTTAGTTGTGGAATGGAATAAGACCGATATTGATTACAAGAGCGATGTTTGTTTGCATCAATTATTTGAGGCGCAGGTAGAAAAGACACCCGATGCGGTGGCGGTAATCTTTGAAAAAGAACAACTTACTTATCGGCAACTGAACCAAAAAGCCGATCGACTGGCGAATTACCTGCAAAATTTAGGCGTAGCGCCGGAAGTTTTGGTGGGAATTTGCATGGAACGCTCTTTAGAAATGGTAGTCGGTCTTTTGGGAATTCTGAAAGCAGGCGGCGCTTACGTACCTTTAGATCCTAGCTATCCTCACGAGCGTTTGGCCTTCATGCTCGCCGATGCAGGAGTTGATATCTTATTAACTCAAGAACGACTTCTGGAAATTCTACCAAAATACAATGCGAAAGTCGTTTGCTTGGATAGAGATTGGGAAACCAAACTAGAAATTCAAAATCAAATCGAAAATCCCAAATCCCAAATCCCAAATCCCGAAAGCTTGGCTTACGTCATCTATACTTCTGGGTCAACAGGTAAGCCGAAAGGAGCGATGAACACGCACAAAGGAATTTGCAATCGTTTGTTGTGGATGCAGGATGCTTACCAATTAACATCGAGCGATCGCGTATTGCAAAAAACTCCTTTTAGCTTCGATGTTTCGGTGTGGGAATTTTTCTGGCCTTTGATAACTGGTGCAACTTTAGTTGTCGCTAAACCGGGAGGTCATCAAGATAGCGCTTATCTGGTGAGGACGATCGCTGAAGAAAAGATTACCACTATTCATTTTGTTCCCTCAATGTTGCAAGTGTTCCTGGAAGAGGAGGGATTAGAAAGTTGTAACTGTCTGAGACAGGTAATGTGCAGCGGGGAAGCGTTGCCTTTCCAACTGCAAGAGCGTTTCTTTGCTCGTTTAGATGCAGAACTGCACAACTTGTACGGGCCAACAGAAGCCGCCGTGGATGTCACCTTCTGGGAATGTCAGCGAGAGAGCAATCTATCCACAGTTCCCATCGGTCGTCCAATTGCCAATACGCAGATTTATCTGCTGGACGCTAATTTGCAACCTGTGCCAGTGGGAGTTCCGGGGGAACTGCACATCGGCGGTGTGGGAGTGGCGCGAGGTTATCTCAACCGACCCGAACTTACTGCTGAGCGGTTTATCCGTAACCCATTCAACCAGAATTTTGAGACCAATTGGTCTCAAAATTCTGAGGAAGAAAATTTTGGAACCAATTGGTTCCAAAATTCAGAATCGCGCCTGTACAAAACGGGGGATTTGGCCCGTTACCTACCGGATGGCACGATCGAATATTTGGGACGAATAGATCACCAGGTAAAAATTCGCGGTTTCCGAATTGAGTTGGGAGAAATTGAGGCGGCGTTGCAGCAACATCCTAACCTGCGGGAAGCGATCGTTTTAGTTCGGGAAACCGAGTCTGGCGAAAAACTACGAAAAGTCAATCTAGTCAGTCACCTGGAAGAAGACACTCAAATAACTGGTTTGCGCCGCTTATTAAAAGGTAAACTGCCGGAAGAATCGTCAGAGCAACCTGTTGAAAAGCGATTGGTAGCTTATTGCGTTTGCGATCGAAAACCAGCCCCCACAATTACCGAGTTGCATCGCTTCCTGAAAACGCAGCTGCCGGAATACATGATTCCTTCCGCCTTCGTTATGTTGGAAGCACTGCCTTTAATGCCTAATGGCAAAGTCGATCGAAAATCGCTACCCGTTCCCAACGCCACGCGACCGGATTTAGAAAAAGAATTCGTACCTCCAAATACTCCAGTAGAAAATGCTTTAGCGGAAATATGGACACAAGTGCTGGGGATCGATCGAGTGGGTATCCACGATAATTTCTTCGAGTTGGGGGGAGATTCGATCCGCAGCATTCAGGTACGGGCGAAAGCTCAAGAAAAAGGCTTGAATTTCTCTCTCGAACAAATCTTCGCAACTCAGACGATCGCCAAACTAGCGGCAGAAGTGACGATCGTCGAACCCAGTTTATCGACACAGAGAACAGCGCCATTGACGCTGATTTCTGAAGAAGATCGGCAGAAGTTACCCAGCGATGTAGAAGATGCCTATCCCCTAGCCAGAGTTCAAGCGGGAGTAATCTTCCACACTCAGCAAACTTCTGATTCTCCGATGTACCATGACATCTTCCATTACCATTTGCAAGTAAATCTAGAAGTTGAGCTTTTCCAAAAGGCGGTGCAGCAAGTGGTCGATCGCCATGCTATCCTGCGTACTTCTTTCGATCTGACTAACTTTAGCGAACCGTTACAATTGGTGAGCAAGAAAGTTGTACCTTTATTTAAAGTAGAAGACTTGCGCTCTTTGTCGCCGCAGGAGCAAAAGGAAGCTTTGTTTAACTGGGTGGAAGTTGAAAAAACCCGCAATTTTGATTGGACTTGTGCTACACTCATCCGCTTTTTCATTCACCGCTTCACTGACGAGTCTTTCTGTCTCACCTTTAGTTGCCATACCTCTATTTTGGACGGATGGAGCAAAGCTTCTCTACTGACAGAATTGCTGCAACGTTATTTCGCGCTTCTCAATGGAGAGATTTATCCAATTCAATCACCGCCGACTGTGTGCTACCGGGATTTTATTGCCTTAGAGCGATCGATGCTCAATTCTCCTGAAGGTCGAGAATATTGGACTCAAAAATTGCAAGATTGCGTGACGACGAAACTACCGCGCTGGTATTCGACTGACCGCGCTACAGACGCGCCCGAAATTGGATTTTTAGATGTTCCCATTTCCGCCCAAGTTTCCGACGGACTGAAAAAATTGGCTCGCATTGCAGAAGTTCCTCTCAAGCACGTTTTGCTCGCCGCACATATTAGAGTGATGAGTTTGTTGGGTGGCGAAACCGACGTTTTGACGGGTCTGGAGTCTAACGGTCGAGTGGAAGAAGCAGACGGAGAAAAGGCGTTGGGAATTCATTTGAACACCGTACCTTTTCGCTTGCAACTGACGGGAGGAACGTGGATCGATTTGGCGCAGCAAGTCTTTGCTACCGAACGGGAATTGTTACCTTTCCGGCGTTATCCCTATGCGGATTTACACAGGCTTTGCGGTCGTCAAGCGCTACAACCTCTGGTGGAAGCTGTTTTTAACTACACTCACTTTCACGTATACGATCGCCTTCAAACTCTCAAAGGTTTGGAAATCTTGGGGGCTAGGGGTTTTGGAGAAACTCACTTTCCTTTGCGGGCTGAATTTAATCGCAATCACGCTTCCGATCGCATACAACTGGATTTGGAATGCAATTTGCGAGAAATCGGACAAGCGCAATTAGAAGCGATCGGCAATTACTACATCGAAACTCTGACGGCGATGGCGACTCACCCGCACGATCGCTACGAGAATTCCTGTCTGCTTCCAGCTGCGGAAAAGCATCGGCTACTGGTCGAGTGGAATAACACTCAGAGGGAATTCAAAAAAGAAGAAATCTGCCATCTGAATTTAGAAGATTGTTGTATTCATCAATGGTTTGAGGCGCAAGCAGAATTAACCCCAGATGCAGTAGCGGTGCAATTCGATGGCGAACAATTGAGTTACCGACAATTGAACGATCGCGCCAATGCGATCGCACATTACTTACAAAGTTTAGGGGTTGGCCCTGATGTGTTGGTAGGTCTATGTGTGGAGCGATCGCTAGAAACGATCGTCGGAATCTTTGCTATCCTCAAAGCAGGCGGTGCTTATGTGCCTATAGACCCTGCCTATCCCAGTTCGCATCTGACTTTTATTCTGGAAGATAGCCAAGCACCAGTCCTTTTAACTCAACAACAATTAGTTTCAGGACTCCCACAAACAAAGGCGAAAATAGTATGTTTGGACTCGGATTTTCAGACCCTGAAACTGGGGAATCCGATCGCTAAAACTACTCCTGAAAATCTAGCATACGCGATTTATACTTCAGGTTCTACAGGACGACCGAAAGGAGTTTTGGTAACTCATCGAAACTTGGTTCATTCAACCATAGCTCGAATTGCTTACTATCGAGAACCCGTTCGCAGTTTCTTATTAATTCCTTCCTTCGCCTTTGATAGTTCAATTGCAGTTATTTTTTGGACGCTTTGTCAAGGAGGAAATCTAGTAATACTCAGGGAAGGTTTGCAGAAAGATATCTGGCAATTGGCAAGTGCGATCGGCAACTATCGCGTCTCCCATTGGTTAAGCGTTCCCTCGCTTTATGCAACTCTTTTGGAACATATCGAACCCAGTCAGCTTGCTTCTCTGCAAACTGCGATCGTTGCGGGAGAATCTTGTTCCAAAGAGTTAATCGAACGTCATCAAAAGCAACTGCCGCATACACAATTGTTTAACGAATACGGGCCAACAGAAGGAACTGTTTGGTGCAGTGTTTACGATTGTAAAAATTCCGATTTTAAAACATCTGTTTCGATCGGTCGTCCCATCGCAAATACTCAGATTTATTTGCTCGATTCTCATCTCCAACCAGTACCTATTGGAGTTCTTGGCGAACTTTATATCGGCGGACTCGGCGTCACCAAAGGTTATCTCAACCGTCCCGAATTGACTGCTGAAAAATTTATTCCAAATCCCTTTAATGATTTGGGATTGCCGATTTTAGATTTGAGATTTTCAGATTTCAATCCCAAATCCAAAATCCCAAATCCCAAATCCGAAAGGCTCTATAAAACTGGGGATTTGGCGCGTTACCTCCCAGATGGAAACATTGAATTTATCGGACGTATTGACCATCAGGTGAAGGTGAGGGGATACCGGATCGAACTGACAGCGATCGAAGCAACTTTACTGCAACACCCCGCCGTCCGAGAAGCTGTCGTATTAGTTCGAGAAGAACAGCCAGGAAATCAACGTTTAGTTGCTTACGTAGTACCGAATCGCGGATTTGCGCTGACAAATGAAGAATTGCGGAGTTTCTTAAGGCAAAAGCTACCGGAATATATGATTCCTAACAGCTTCATCAAACTAGATGCACTGCCGTTAACGCCAAATGGGAAAGTCGATCGCCACAGTTTACCAGCATTTGAAAAAACGCAATCCAGCGATGATGTAATGGCTCGAATTCTAGAACAACTGGAACAATTGTCTGAAGAAGAAGTGAAAGTAATGCTTTCGCAAAAGAGCTTGTCAATAAGCACAAGAGGTTAG
- a CDS encoding condensation domain-containing protein, giving the protein MSELLKRLEQLSPEKRQLLEMLMKEESVAAQTTYVAPSTPVEAALAKIWGQVLGIDRVGIHDNFLELGGDSIQSIRIVAKANQASLQLSTNQLFEHPTIAELATVVGAISLREAQQEAVVGSVPLTPIQQWFFERNFAENHHWNQAFLLEINRDIDPSLLEEVAQQLLVHHDALRLRFQQKSGIWEQVNMGLEEKVSFAKFDLSTIPESEQKSAIESIATEIQGSFNLSAGPLMKVAFFELGNQKTNRLLIAIHHLVEDVVSLRILLEDLQAAYEQISSGKAISLPAKTTSFKQWSELLTEYARSAEVKQELSYWLAEPRRQAQPLPRDYPEGANIEASTRVVSVSLNTEETQALLHKIPATYQTQINEVLLTALVQTITEWMGRRDLLIDLDVHGREEIIEGVNLSRTVGWFTNCFPMYFNLTDVETPVDRLKSIAQQLRQIPKRGMGYGLLRYCGDDKTIAQKMGSLPRPEIIFNYLGQFDRILLESSPFQLARESHGLSISPRNTRPHLLLVLGRILEGQLQMNWEYSENIYRQSTVENLAQRLMEEVRLLLPQ; this is encoded by the coding sequence GTGAGTGAGCTTTTAAAGCGTCTTGAGCAACTTTCACCAGAAAAACGCCAACTTCTGGAAATGTTAATGAAAGAAGAAAGTGTAGCGGCTCAAACTACCTACGTAGCACCTAGCACGCCAGTTGAGGCGGCGCTGGCTAAGATTTGGGGTCAGGTACTGGGGATCGATCGAGTAGGCATCCACGACAACTTTTTAGAGTTGGGAGGAGATTCGATTCAGAGTATTCGGATTGTAGCTAAAGCTAACCAAGCAAGTCTTCAACTCAGTACAAATCAACTTTTTGAACATCCGACGATCGCAGAATTGGCAACAGTTGTAGGTGCGATTTCTCTTCGCGAGGCACAACAGGAAGCTGTAGTAGGCTCAGTACCTCTAACTCCTATCCAACAGTGGTTTTTCGAGCGCAATTTTGCTGAAAATCATCATTGGAACCAAGCTTTTCTGCTAGAAATAAATCGAGATATAGACCCCTCTTTGCTAGAGGAAGTTGCTCAGCAGCTACTCGTACATCACGATGCTCTGCGCCTCCGATTTCAACAAAAATCGGGAATTTGGGAGCAAGTAAATATGGGTTTGGAAGAGAAAGTTAGTTTTGCTAAATTCGATCTTTCAACTATTCCAGAGTCAGAGCAAAAATCCGCTATTGAAAGCATAGCAACAGAAATCCAAGGCAGCTTCAATTTATCAGCAGGGCCATTGATGAAAGTGGCGTTTTTTGAACTGGGTAATCAAAAAACGAACCGCTTACTGATTGCCATCCATCACTTAGTAGAAGATGTAGTTTCCTTACGGATACTTCTGGAAGATCTCCAGGCAGCTTACGAGCAAATTAGTAGTGGAAAAGCTATTTCCCTTCCAGCTAAAACGACTTCTTTTAAACAATGGTCTGAACTACTGACCGAGTACGCTCGATCGGCAGAGGTTAAGCAAGAATTATCTTACTGGTTAGCAGAACCTCGGAGACAAGCTCAACCTTTGCCGAGAGACTACCCCGAAGGAGCTAACATTGAAGCCTCGACTCGCGTTGTTTCGGTATCTCTAAATACAGAAGAAACTCAAGCTTTACTTCATAAAATTCCGGCAACTTACCAAACACAAATTAATGAAGTGTTGCTAACAGCTTTGGTACAAACTATTACCGAATGGATGGGAAGACGCGACCTTCTGATTGACTTAGACGTACACGGACGAGAAGAAATTATTGAAGGTGTGAACCTATCCCGCACAGTTGGCTGGTTTACAAACTGCTTTCCGATGTATTTCAACTTGACGGATGTGGAAACTCCGGTCGATCGGTTAAAGTCGATCGCACAGCAGCTTCGCCAAATTCCCAAGCGGGGGATGGGTTATGGTTTGCTGCGTTATTGCGGCGACGATAAGACGATCGCACAAAAAATGGGCTCTCTTCCTCGACCGGAAATTATATTTAACTACTTAGGTCAGTTCGATCGCATTCTACTCGAATCTTCTCCATTTCAACTAGCTCGCGAATCTCACGGACTGAGTATTAGTCCCCGCAACACTCGACCCCATTTGTTACTCGTTTTGGGGAGAATCTTGGAAGGACAACTGCAAATGAACTGGGAATACAGTGAAAATATTTACCGACAAAGCACTGTAGAAAATCTGGCTCAGCGCTTAATGGAAGAAGTGCGTTTGTTGCTCCCTCAGTGA